The Pochonia chlamydosporia 170 chromosome 3, whole genome shotgun sequence genome contains the following window.
ACGTCGGGGACATACATGGTTCAGAAATCGGTGGTGGACGAAGTTGCTTGAAGTTGGAAGACAATTACGTTGTATTTGGCAGATGAATCAGTCGCGTCTGAGATGATGGAAAAACACAAGTTTGAAGCAAGCGTTTTCAAGAAGAGACTTTGTATGGAGGATAGCTttaaaaaaagaaataaaaaaacaGGAAACGCTTCACCAAAACCGGCCGGCGGCTTGAGCTTATTTGCATCATCGATGACGTTCAGTGATGGAGGTTTTAGTCCGAGTTACAGACCCACTTGACTTTCCTGATTGGGCAAGTGGGGATCGGGGCTTGTAAAGTGAGATCCGGGGCCGCGTTCATGACGATTGCCTTGGGTTTGTGGGAATTTGTTGGGGGACAAGGGACAAGAGGCGCTTGGAGACGCGTAATTATGGTGAATGCATTGTTGAATCATCGAGAATCTCTTGAACCATTGGCATGTGCACCATGTGAAAGTGGGGTACGCATCACCTTCATCACCTTTATATGTAGCTTGTCATTGTTGATGTGTCGTATCTTGGTAAACGAAGCCATGCGGTATGTGATTTAAGTTTATCGTTAACAAGTTCCCATTATACACTATGGATGTAAACTCATTCTCATTCATGACATGAGTAGTTATATGCAGTAGATATGTCGTCTTTTGGGCTCCGACTACCCTTGAGTCGTGCCTTCAACCCCAAACCCCGACCATTGTCCATTAATCGGAGACAAAGGCTAAAAGTTATACCCAATCGGCTACACCTTCCAGCAATGCATCTCGATGATCATGCGTGTAGTGTACCCGACCCGGTTTATGCTTATGCATCATGCAAGTTGCCACACCCCCGCTCATGGAACCCTAAGCTGGCATGTACATGCAAGATTCTAGAATCCGAACATGTTTTCGTCTTCCACGTAACCCCAGTCTACCATTAGTCAGTATACATTCATGCAAGATGCCAATCATCAACTTACCTCTCAGAGCCGGTAGCGCCGCCTTTTGAATCATAGCCGGAGGACCGCAGAGGAACGTAACAGCTTCTTCCGCGGGTTCAAAGAGGCTTTCTCTAATAATATCTGCGTTAATATATCCCTTATACCCGTCCCATTTGTCACTGGGGTGGCTCAAAACATGTGTAATgtgaagctggccattggAATTGCGTTTAAACTCATCCAGCTTTTGTCGTAACAAGATGTCACCCTCACTCTTATTTGCGTCAACAACCCTAATTTGCGTCTTGTCTCCCTTTGTGAGTAGTATCCGCGCCAGGAGGGAGTAGCCAGGTGTAAGACCAGATCCGCCGAGCACAAGGGAGACTTTGTCAAAGTGACGTTCCTTGCCTTCAATGATAAAGTTCCCATTGCCGTTGTAGACGATTTCCCCCGTGGGACCCTTGAGTTCCACTTCTTCGCCAATAGGCATGCAGTCAAGGATATTTGACAAGGCACCGCCAGGTTGATTGTCGTCGGGAAAGTATGTCTTGACTGTGAGTTCAAACGTCCCGTGGCCGTCTTCCGGAGACGTCTCCTTCTTGCCACGCTGGCTATGCCCGTTCTGAAGGTTTGGACAAGGCAAAAGGGGTCGTGTTGGCGTGTAGCTGCGGACTAGCATTCTATCTTGTAGGTGAAAGCCAATTTGGACGTGTTGGCAGGTACCTAATCCCAACACATGGCTATTATCGGGCAAACGGAACGTGTAGCTTCTTGTGTCTCGGGAGAGTTGCTTTCTATTGACCAATGTCACCGGAATCCATCTGTGCTTTTGGAGTGCgattttctctttttgcaGTTGAGAGCTCGCCGCATCTTTAGCTGACGATTCTGCATTCATCTTGATGTAGTTAGCCGCCTTCTCAGTGACGACACCAAGAGCACATTCTATGAAACAAATTAGCTTATGTCTGGAGTTTAACACTGTGGGTAGACAAACCTTTAAGCTTCTGGTAGGCATAGTCATCATGAATACTGGCAAATTCATCACTCGTCTCCTTATGAACCTTTCCTGCGTGGCCCAAAATAGCAGCCGCACCACCTGGATGCCACTCCAGAACACTCGTTGCATCATAAATCTTGCCATCGACGACTATCCAACAGTCATCTTGCTTATCATGCTTCTCAATTTCCTCGCGGGTGAACTGCTTCTGAGGCGCGCCGGCTTCCTGGCGGACTTTGGCTATAGTATTCTCAACACTTGGCTTCATCCATCCGCCATCTCCGGTACCCGGCTCTGTAGGGTGTCTGAATAATATGGCGGGTTCCCCTGAATCGTCCTCGTATGTAATTTCCGGGCGTACAACATACCAACAATTATTCATCATGCCCATTATATTCCAATTGGCGTCTCTGGGCTGCGTGTTTTTGAAGACGTTGAAACAGCGAACGGTGATGCTGTCCGCCCTCAGCAAGTGAGATATTTCAACGTCGACGAACCAATGCACCCAGGCCCAAAACTTGTTGCCGTGGCGGATGGGATGGTCGGAAAAGCGACGGATGCAGTATAGCCACGTTTTACCGTTGTCCAAGGACACTTCTACTCGTTGAATCTGGTGGCCGCCGCCGTCATATGCAAAGCCCTCTATTCGATAGCTGTTACCTTTCTTAGCCTTTGCCAGTGGTATAGTTTCTCCCTGTGCTGGCTTGACAATGACTGAGTTGAGGTTTTGCTCGTTGCAGGCCGTGTCGGGATGCTTGAAGAGAGTTTCAGCAAAGGGTCCGTCCTTCTCTGTGACAAAAGAGGGAAGAACTCGGTTGTCCCAGATGTGGTAATGTGAGTCGTTTTCCTTGTCACTGATCCATATTCGCTTCAGCCACTTGACACATCTGCCTCCAACATATCCGGGGATAATGAGGCGAACGGGATATCCGTGGTCCGGGGGAAGAGGAACGTCGTTCATGTTGTAGGCTAGAATAACGTCGTTTTGCGGATCCATCGCGTATTCGTACGGGATACATGTCGAGTACTTGCCGTCGCTGAGATCATCTGCGCCTTCGAAGTTGACCCAATGCCGCTTATCATGCGATAGAATTTCCGGCACGCCAGCTGAGCGGAGGACATCGCGGAGTAAGGGACCTTTCCAATAGGCACAGCTAACGCCGCCGGGCCCCCAACCGAACcctttgctcttcttgatCATGTTTAGTTCCTTTCTCCTATTACCGTCGCATGCTAATAGGACGGGGATGTTGATACAGGTAAAGGAAGTCAGGTCTTTCATATTGATCTTGGTTACCCGCCCATTGTATTCGATGTCAAGCTCGTGGTATTCCCAGAGTAGTCTGGGGACGGAACCGTGGTTTCGGACATAGTGAAGTTCGTTGGGAGTGATGAGTCCAGCATCAAAGAGGTGATCTAGTTGAGGCTCGGCATTTACTGGGTGCTTTCCCGTGAGTCGAATAAGATGGGACGATCGCGGCACCCAATTATCTGGGCTGAACTGGTCTTGCTCATCTATTGATAGCTCCGTCTGTTTTGGCTTTTGGGGAGAATGTTTGCGGCCGTCGTTTTCCTTTAAGCTGAAAATATAGTCCTTCTCGTACTCCAGGGCCCGAAGAAGCGCCAGTTCCTGCGCGGTGTACTTTTCCGAAAGGTCGTCCTTTTCTGTATTGTTGTCCCCTTTGCCGTCTTTTGTCGGTTTCTCTGATGCGTACGCATCGTGATGTTTCCCAGTGTCCTCATCACGCCTCCATTCGTGCTCGGTTTGCGACGGTTTCTCTATTTTCTCTCCTGAGCCTTGAGAATGGTCCTCATTGGTTTGCTTCTGCTTTTGATCTTGGTCGTGTTTGACATTTATTGGCCATTTCTGACCGTGCTTGACCCAATCTTCAGTTGTTTCTAGAACGTATCGCCAGCCAAGAGACTTATTTTCTGGGTGTCTGAGATGGAAATCCTGGTGGTACTGTCAGCTGCGATGTAGACAAGTTAAACAGTGGGAGATCTAGACATTAATGGCATACCTCTTGACTTTGAATGACGTCCCGAAAGTTGACCAGCTTGCCGGATTCTACGTCCAACTGtagcttcttcctctccttcagAGCGTCTTCAATTTCCTGACTATAGTCCTCATGCTTGTGGGTAATTCCAGGCAAGCGATTGCTCTTATTCCTATACCCAACGCGATGTTCATGGCCGGTGCTCCAATTGGGCTCATTGGCGATTTGTTCGGCTGTCGAACCAGGGTGGTCTTGGACCTTGACAGCCCAGCGTTTGGAGGCTCCCATGATGGATTGTCTTCTGAGTTTACGATAGTGTATTTGCATCGATAAATTGAACCATCGTCGTTCCAGGGAACTCCTAGTATTATGGTCAAACACCATGGGAATCACCTAATGGTGACGTCAATCGTAAAGCTGACCATCCATAGTGGCGCCGAATGAAGTTTAAACTTCGCGCCGGATAGTGCAAGCTAGTGTCGCTTCTCCTGGTTGGCGTGCCGTATTCCCGGCACAACCGATGGGACGGCGTGAGGATTCGGAACCGCGAATGGAAGCTCAGTTTATACAGCGAGGCGGAATTGGAGAGTTTGTGAGTTCGGTAGATGAGAATGTGGCTAAAACAACACAATGGCGATACATTGCGTAGGTAGCTCCCGCCCAGAACAATGAAACAGTGCGATTCTCAAGTTGGCTCACATGATCATGGTGATTAAATCTCTCATTTTAAGCAGTCAAAATTGTGACAGTCTGGGAGtttggggttgttggagTTTACCTAGGTCGATGACATGCCATTGCAACGAGGTGTCATTATACAACCTCGGCAATAGTATGTTAAGAGTTTGAGTAAACatgaagctgttgagcaATATCCGTATGCAAAACATGGCGTTCCACGCTGGCTCAAGGCATTGGCTCGACAAGTTAGCTATCCATGGAGCAAGTCGTGTAAACTGCTCCGGTCGTTGTGTGTTGGCTGGTGTAATCGCGCGCCGGTAACGTCATGAAAATTAAATGAAACTGTCAAATCGGCCGAAATGAGCAGAAGATGTATTGAGTCTCAGAAATATCCCGGTTAGAGGCTGTCAATTGGTGGCTGCACATGACTTTGTGATGCTGTCTCGGAGTCACGCCTtagttggttgttggtggcttcGTTTCTAGTTTACCAAATTACGCTCTGGCTTCGGTACGCTTaaaaaaaaggaaaactGGCTTGTGATGAGCATGTAATAACATGTGGCTGTTCCGGACAGAAAGGTCCAGCACTACGCCCATCGACGTCACATTTACGAGTTGAAGCACCACGCAGTATCACGAGCGTCACCGTTACAAGACTGCACGTCACCACTCGTCCACCGATTGCAAATGGCCAACATTTCATTGGCTGCGTATACTTGCATGAAAGGTATGGTTAATTACTTCGTTCTGAACTCGACGAGTATATAATGACGAGTTTAGTCCTCTGCATATAACCAGGATGCCATTGTTGTTTGGAAATACTATGCTTAGTCTACGCACCATTCCGTTCAACCTCACCAGGTGTAACAATATCCATACTACATTGTTAATTAGTCGTTCTATTCGACACTCCGCAGCCATGTCGACCATATCTCAGGCAATTATCGACGACCACCGGGAGTTGGAACAATACTACAATGAAGTAGTCAACAATGCAAACAATCATGATCACCAGCAACGCTTCGGGAACCAGTTTATTTGGGAACTTGCTAGACACTCAGTTGGTGAGGAGCTTGTCCTCTATCCAGCCATGGAAAGACACCTCGGGGCAGAGGGCAAAGAAATGGCCGACTCTGACCGGAAGGAGCATCATTCAGTATGTACCGCCGAACTTCCAAACGATTTCCCACTTAGTGTATCAATGGCTCATGTAACGTCGAATACAGGTCAAACAGATGCTCAAAGAGTTTCAAGAGATGAGTGCCTCTGACTCAAACTACATCAATCAGTTGAAGAAGATATGGGGTCCACTCTCAGAACACatcaaggaagaagaagaacggGATTTGCCTGCTCTTGAAAAGAAGCTCCAGTCTGCAGAAGGAGAGTCTGAATCTATGGCAAAGTCATTTGAGAGGACCAAGCTTTTTGTGCCTTCTCGCAGCCATCCTAGTGCTGGGGAGCATCCTCCATTTGAGACGGCAATGGGGTTACTTGCGGCGCCGATTGACAAGGTCGCTGATTTGTTCCGCAAGTTCCCGGACAAAGAGAAGCTGTGAAGTAGGAGAAGAGAATAATTTTAGGATGTTAAGCTCCTTCTATTGGTGTAATTAGTTTCCTCGTGTATTGTTTGTATAGTTAGGCATAAGATGAGGAAGTCTAGCAAGCTTGTTTACAAAGCCACTGTCGTGACCTGTCAACACTATTCATAGAACCCCATTCGTACGATGAGATACAGCGACCCAACACAAGATGGATGTTATTAAAATACCTCATCTATTCTGAAGCATCTGctggcttcttcttcgaagGTACGACTGGTCCCATCTCGCTAATACCTCTTGTGCCATGAagcccttcttcgtccttgcGACTAGCAGTCGACTTTCCGCTCACCGTACTCTTCATAGAGTTTAACCACCCAGACCTCTCTGGTGAACTAGATTTTGTCTCTGGTGTCGTGTTGGTTTTGTTCTGGCAACAGTATTAGCTCTCAAACCTGTGAAGTTCATACTCTATCCTGACTTACAGGGTTTTTCTCAGTCTGATCATCGCCAGAACTACCCTTGGAGTTTGATCCCGTAAAAGGGAGCTGTGTTCTACGCGCGCTCGAACCTCCCGctccctcaccaccgccaatTTGGCCAGAAGGCAATTTGTCCCTCGATTCCGCAGTCGTGACCTGACGTCCTGGATCTCCATCCCCTGCGCCAGGTCGACCTCCTCTCTCCATGCCCCCGGCCATTTTATTTCCTCCGATTCCTGCGCCGCCGAGGCCGAGATCACGCTTTTGCTGGGCGATGTTCCTGTTAtcttggttgttggtgttaTTTCTTCGCGTAGCGTAGACGGTTGCACCGATGAGACCTGCGCCGGCGGCAGCTGTCATCATGACCTTTTCTCGAGACATTTTGAAACTGCAAAATTCGGTGAGGATGGCTTCTGTTGGGAATTTCATTCGGGAGTTGGTATTGAAAGGTTAGGCATTGCGAACCGCAGGGTCTTTTTTATTTAAAGAATGGATTTTGCAAAATGAAAGACGTAAGAATGGCATGCTCCGAAGCTGATGTGggttttggtgatgaaagaATGCAGTGGTGATATCACGGTGACGCACTGGATGTCCACATTGCGACGAGAGCGTAGAGGTGAGTTACAGAGTTGCTAGTTAGTTTTATGGAATCTTGTCTCTCATCTCGAATGAATCAAAAAAGGTTTTCTCATTCAAGAAGTAGTTGCAATAGACAACTGAGAGTCATGCCGAACATGCTTGGGGCTACACATGGTTGTCGCGCAATTGACAGCAAGAGCCGTGCAACAAACCCGGCAACACAATGTACAGACTCTCTTGAAGCTTATAATTTACCTTATGTCAATGCAACCTTTGGCAATCAGTCATCTGTATTTTAATTCACCCAGGTAGCCGAGTCTCAAAACCAGACTTTGCCCCAGATGTTTAGTTGCTTACTGCGCGCCAGGAACGCAGGAAACTACTGAATATTGGCTCAATTATTCCCGGCCCTCTCCAGCCTGTCGATCCTGAAGCTACCGGCACATGGCTTCGCTCTCCGCCCTGAGAGGTTGCACCGACGGGTAGCTCGGCACGAAATAACGTCTcttgtcaaggtcaaggtcaacagTCCGGTTTCCTGACCGAGATGCTATGCTTGGAAGCAGTCGAAACCGATTGGACATGTTTCTTTCACTTCAAATTGAGGCTTGCAGATATCGCTTGTACCATGTCATATTCGACAGGTTCATGACAGCAATTGCATgcaacttgatgaagctgaatTTCCCAATCGGGCAGGTAAGCCACGAATCCTCAAGAGGAAACATAGCCGCCACCAAGTCGTCGTGCTCCGGCCgaaccagacaacaccaTGTAAAACGGAGCAGTTCGAATTGGTGAGAGTGCATGGGTGTCAGCAGCGGTGGAACTTTCGTTTCCCCAAGCCTCCAGGTCGGGATCTGCGCGAACCGCAACAGGGTCTTAGACTCTTAGTTGGGCGGAGCTGGCCGAGCATTGGCATTCCCGCGTGTGTCTTATCTCCTGGAACAATGCATGGGATGGGATAGGAGCTATACTCGGTGTGGATTTATCCGCTAGGAAACGTGGGAGGCGAGATTAGCATATAAGACAGGGACGCGGTTCCTTTGGTGTTCTCCAGATGTTGGCGTGATCCAAGAATACTTGCGATTCTCTTCCTCTGTAGTCACAGCGGAAGAAGaattgagcttcttcaacaccgccatcatgttgaagtcTCTCGGACTCATTGGCAGCGTCGCTGCTCTCCTCACAGGAGCATTTGCGTGCGGCGATCATGGCTGCTACGGCCCAATTGACAAGGTCGAGCATGTTCGTCACGTCAAGCGTATGCAACCAGGTGCGCCCAATGCCACATATGGTCCAAAGGCACCTCTTGAATGGGGTCAGGTCAATTTCCTTCATACCGTGAGTGACCTTTCGCAATTGCCGGGCAGAACACCCATTGATGTGTTGTAGACCGATActcatggctggctggaaGGCCACTTGAAGGAGCAAAATTACGGCGCTGACTGGGGCGACTTTGTGACGTTCAGTCGTCGCATGAAGCAGACGGCTGGTAACATGGGAGTCGACCTGCTTCTTGTTGACACTGGTGATTTACACGACGGCAATGGCGTTTCAGATGCGACGAAGCAGGATGGCACCAAGTCTATGCCAATctttgatgagattgagtACGATTTGCTGACAATTGGTGAGCACATCACTCTAACTATTGAATCATCTCTAACAATGAAAAGGAAATCATGAACTCTACGTTACCGAAGTTGCGTACCAGATGTTCAATGAGTACGCCAAGAAATGGGGAGACAGATACGTCACCTCCAATGTCAAGGTTCTCAACCAAAAGACGGGCAAGTTTGAGTACGTGGGCGCCACCCATCGCTATTTTACTACCCCCAAGGGACTCCGTGTCATGGCTTTTGGCGTCTTGTTTGACTTTACCGGTATGAAAGTGTTCCATGTCACGGTGATTCCGAGTCAACCTACTAATCAAGCAAAGGCAACTCCAATGCATCGCAAgtcatcaaagccaaagaCATGATCAAAGAGAGCTGGTTCAACGAAGCCCTCGCCAGCAAAGAACCCGTCGATCTCTTCATCCTGTTCGGTCACAATCCCGTCCGTCCCACCGACTCAGCCAGCACCTTCAAACTCGTCCTCGATGCCATTCGtgcttctcatgccaagacACCCATCCAAGTCCTCGGCGGACACAGCCATATTCGTGACTTTGCAGTCTACGACGACAGCGCCGTGGGTATCGAGTCTGGTCGGTACTGCGAAACCCTAGGCTGGATGTCTGTTTCTGGTTTCGACTCATCGAACAGTGGCTTCAAGGGCGTCAAGAATCCTCACGGTGTGCCTAATCCTTCGAGACCAGCCAAGGAAGGTTCCAAATCACCGTTTGTCTACTCCAGACGGTACTTGGACTGGAACCGCAAGACGTTCCTCTATCATTCTAAGCAGACTGAGAAGACGTACGACTACCACTCTGGCCTGCGTGTGACGGGGGACATTACCAAAGTTCGCGATGAGCTCAAGCTCGGCCAAGTATACGGCTGCGCTCCGCAAGATTACTGTATCGACTGTGCGCCGTTTACTGATCCGAAGAATATCTTCCCTGGTGTGATTTACCCTGCTGTTTCGGCGGTTGTTCTGAACGAGACTCGCAAGGATAAGTCTCGTATTATTCTGGGCAACACTGGTGCTATTAGATTCGATCTTCACAAAGGTCCTTTTACGTATGACGATAACTTTATTGTTGCGCCGTTTAGGGACGTGTTTCTTTACATTGCGGATGTTCCCTTTGATAAGGCGTCGGCGGTTCTTGACAAGTGAGTTTACGGCGCCATGATGGTGCATTTCCCTTTAAAAGTGCTTCGGCGGGCTGTGCTAACATATTGCAGACTCAACAAAGGCATCGTCAACAAACGATTTGTTTCTACGCGCGTCCCCAGCGATGAATGCACCAATCCAACACTCGGATACATGAGTCGTCGCGATGTGCGTGAACCTCGTGGCATTGTTCGTCGCCAGGACGGAGTCGTCCCGGGGTACACTACCAAGGATGACTGGGGAACTGATGGTCCGTTTACACACTTGCAAGTTTGAAGCAGACGCTAACAGCACGCAGGTGATGATACTGAGCACTCGGCGATTCCTAGCTATCGCATCCCTGGATACTGGGAGGCTCGCGCGTCGTTCCCCAAGGATGGCAGCAACCCTGATAAAGtcgacctcatcttctttgacTTGTATGTTCCTAGCCGTCAAATTACAAAGTGTATGGCTAACAACGATATTAGCATCCAGAGCCTCGTACTTCAGGACCTTGGAGCAGGGTATACGGCCGACATGGTACAGTGCTACATCAACTGCACTTTTACGTCGCAGGATTTCATGCTGCCGTATGCCAAGCTTGCGTGGCAGGAGAATGTGGATGACTGTCCTCTTTGAGATATGAGTGAGGAGTTGAGCGAGGAGTTGTGGTTAGCATATTGCGTGTAAAGCGAATGGAGTGATACAGCCTGTGGTAAAAAGTCTTTGCCTGTGTCCAAGCGTGCAGTGATGTATCCAAGCTTGCAGTGATAtgtccaagtatacactaatgTATTCAAGTATACGCTGATACG
Protein-coding sequences here:
- a CDS encoding nitrate reductase (similar to Neosartorya fischeri NRRL 181 XP_001259646.1), whose product is MGASKRWAVKVQDHPGSTAEQIANEPNWSTGHEHRVGYRNKSNRLPGITHKHEDYSQEIEDALKERKKLQLDVESGKLVNFRDVIQSQEDFHLRHPENKSLGWRYVLETTEDWVKHGQKWPINVKHDQDQKQKQTNEDHSQGSGEKIEKPSQTEHEWRRDEDTGKHHDAYASEKPTKDGKGDNNTEKDDLSEKYTAQELALLRALEYEKDYIFSLKENDGRKHSPQKPKQTELSIDEQDQFSPDNWVPRSSHLIRLTGKHPVNAEPQLDHLFDAGLITPNELHYVRNHGSVPRLLWEYHELDIEYNGRVTKINMKDLTSFTCINIPVLLACDGNRRKELNMIKKSKGFGWGPGGVSCAYWKGPLLRDVLRSAGVPEILSHDKRHWVNFEGADDLSDGKYSTCIPYEYAMDPQNDVILAYNMNDVPLPPDHGYPVRLIIPGYVGGRCVKWLKRIWISDKENDSHYHIWDNRVLPSFVTEKDGPFAETLFKHPDTACNEQNLNSVIVKPAQGETIPLAKAKKGNSYRIEGFAYDGGGHQIQRVEVSLDNGKTWLYCIRRFSDHPIRHGNKFWAWVHWFVDVEISHLLRADSITVRCFNVFKNTQPRDANWNIMGMMNNCWYVVRPEITYEDDSGEPAILFRHPTEPGTGDGGWMKPSVENTIAKVRQEAGAPQKQFTREEIEKHDKQDDCWIVVDGKIYDATSVLEWHPGGAAAILGHAGKVHKETSDEFASIHDDYAYQKLKECALGVVTEKAANYIKMNAESSAKDAASSQLQKEKIALQKHRWIPVTLVNRKQLSRDTRSYTFRLPDNSHVLGLGTCQHVQIGFHLQDRMLVRSYTPTRPLLPCPNLQNGHSQRGKKETSPEDGHGTFELTVKTYFPDDNQPGGALSNILDCMPIGEEVELKGPTGEIVYNGNGNFIIEGKERHFDKVSLVLGGSGLTPGYSLLARILLTKGDKTQIRVVDANKSEGDILLRQKLDEFKRNSNGQLHITHVLSHPSDKWDGYKGYINADIIRESLFEPAEEAVTFLCGPPAMIQKAALPALRDWGYVEDENMFGF
- a CDS encoding HHE domain-containing protein (similar to Metarhizium robertsii ARSEF 23 XP_007825436.1), whose protein sequence is MSTISQAIIDDHRELEQYYNEVVNNANNHDHQQRFGNQFIWELARHSVGEELVLYPAMERHLGAEGKEMADSDRKEHHSVKQMLKEFQEMSASDSNYINQLKKIWGPLSEHIKEEEERDLPALEKKLQSAEGESESMAKSFERTKLFVPSRSHPSAGEHPPFETAMGLLAAPIDKVADLFRKFPDKEKL
- a CDS encoding Ser/Thr protein phosphatase family (similar to Pyrenophora tritici-repentis Pt-1C-BFP XP_001932323.1), with the translated sequence MLKSLGLIGSVAALLTGAFACGDHGCYGPIDKVEHVRHVKRMQPGAPNATYGPKAPLEWGQVNFLHTTDTHGWLEGHLKEQNYGADWGDFVTFSRRMKQTAGNMGVDLLLVDTGDLHDGNGVSDATKQDGTKSMPIFDEIEYDLLTIGNHELYVTEVAYQMFNEYAKKWGDRYVTSNVKVLNQKTGKFEYVGATHRYFTTPKGLRVMAFGVLFDFTGNSNASQVIKAKDMIKESWFNEALASKEPVDLFILFGHNPVRPTDSASTFKLVLDAIRASHAKTPIQVLGGHSHIRDFAVYDDSAVGIESGRYCETLGWMSVSGFDSSNSGFKGVKNPHGVPNPSRPAKEGSKSPFVYSRRYLDWNRKTFLYHSKQTEKTYDYHSGLRVTGDITKVRDELKLGQVYGCAPQDYCIDCAPFTDPKNIFPGVIYPAVSAVVLNETRKDKSRIILGNTGAIRFDLHKGPFTYDDNFIVAPFRDVFLYIADVPFDKASAVLDKLNKGIVNKRFVSTRVPSDECTNPTLGYMSRRDVREPRGIVRRQDGVVPGYTTKDDWGTDGDDTEHSAIPSYRIPGYWEARASFPKDGSNPDKVDLIFFDFIQSLVLQDLGAGYTADMVQCYINCTFTSQDFMLPYAKLAWQENVDDCPL